The window ttttaatttagaggaattatcataaatatcaaaaattagaaactatTTGCAAGTTGTCCCTTTAATCATGGACAAAATATGATATCCAACCctaattatcattattttctttttgtcattcATGAAACagaaataatgataatgtAAAGAAATGTCCATCTAGTGGAGATGTCGTAGTGTACCTATTAATCATGATCCTtctgtatatttttttaaaagatattcaaTCCTAATTAGTATATACATACTAACATATCAAAGTTCCTTCTTATTCTATATtatatgcttttctttctgttttttttaaaaagatagttacttcttattatatatgttttttcaaactaatttagatgtatttgatatatatgtatggcatttttaaatatagtataaaatatttacaaactatagtaaaattttggattatatcaatgatagaaactgaTAAACTTCTTTCGTTATCTATCAATGTCACTAATGGAAAAGgatatcaatgtctattattgatagaatttaaaattttgctatatgttgtaaatattttgtcaaatttgttattcttgataatttttttattatattaatatttctttgttttctttcaaaattcaaaatattaaaataattttttacacgaaaaatttatttaaagttaaatagttaaaatctATATGTTaccttatttgttattatatatagttattattGTTTGGAACTATGATCAATCTCATAAAGTATAAAGAAAACtatgttgaaagaaaaaagttagaaataaGAGTCTACAATTTTGGTGTTTTCAAGTGCTTTTGTATTGtacctttttcaaaaaacttataattatatGGAAATGTTTcttgacaaaagaaaatatgttctCAACACAAGAACTAAATCTGAcaactttttctatttaattattttacaataaaattgtCAGACACTGTTGTATTGATCGattatggaagaaaaaaaatgacagaataaattatattcacATCGAATAACAATTCGTTCCTTGATTATTATGCAATAGTGGACATATATATTTCTGGAAATTCAATAACAATGTTGGGAATCCCCTTGTTGCATTATTGCAATACTACTCTTTGTTTTGCATTGATTGTCGCTTAATAATAGCATTGAGTGTTATAGATGATCTGTCAATCTAGTTGACATATTTGgatgtatatttattaattccTCTATCATTTAGcatcttgaaaaaataatagcaTGATCTACCGTATTATGTTGCAGTGTTaaacctaaaattaatatataataatgctccatataaaatattttaagtttgataAAAGGGTAAGTCATAAGTAAATAACCTTAAGTTTGAATAAACTtatgaattgataaaaataatagtgtGGTGTGAttcaattgaaaatgaaactaaagaggaagtttatatgtgtttattgtttatttgtgtGAGTAAATAAGTGACAAGCATTAGTTTTTTTGAGATATACAGGAGCAGGATCTTGGAGATCAAAATACTCAGCTCAAGTCAAAggttcttctctctttcttctttttttttttcctctttaaagaagatggagaaatATCTGTTCAACGACTTATTTTGTGTGCAAttttaacataataaaataCCTTTGAAGTTCCATTCTTTCTTAGCTATATATGATTTCTGTAATTACCAtcttgatttattatataaactcTCTAACTATATCTTTAAGCCGTCCTTGATATTTTCTCTGATCTTTCTATTAGTCTGCAAACACAGCTAGTATTACTGTTAGTaaaatgcataaatatttGTGTCGATTGTTCTGCTGTTTCTGTgtatttgcttcttttttttttttttttttgtccgctttataacattttttaaattcacgAATATAGTAgaatataaaaccaaaacaaaagttCTTTGCATGCAACACAGCTCGAAAAAGATCAGGAACAGGAAGGTGGTGAGGAAGATCCAAAGAATTACGAAGTTGTGAGAGCTGACGACCCAAACATGATCAACACCACCAGGTATTATGCATATTCaaaccaaatatttaagttaCTATATAATCTGAGAAGTGTTAATTGTGGTTACTAATAAGGTAGGCGTAGCCAAAATGATTAGTTTTGGGTTTGGTCTGTTTGAGTTTTAATGAacagcaataataataataaaagaaaaaacacacaGGTATTATGAAgcccaagaagaagaagaagagtgcAGGGGGGTGATAGACGGTGGGAGTAACTTAATCCCAGATTGGCTACTTTGATAGATCTCACtaattatatatctatatgGAATATGCTCGGATCCCccctaatttttattttctattattcttGACAAATAAAGTAATTAGGATCATGATGCATGGGGGAACCTTGGACGTTAAATTATATCCTATATAGAAACCTTTctgttatttaataaatatgtctctttgttttaaattttttaccaATAATTCAGGGCtaattttatatgtaatattAATAACTACGAAAAGAACTGATTTagaatgtatatatgtgttaCAAAAATGACTGATCGGTCATTAGGTTCTGCCAAATATAGTGCACAAATGACGACGCATAGGTTGTGtctgtgtgtttttttttctctaggTCAAATGATAGGAAGGTTAAAAGGATACTGTAGGTACAAAGATAagctataattcttttttggtattttggtTAGTAAGGAAGctaagttattttattttctataaaggtaGGGGGAAAATTACTTTAGCCTTAGATTACTAAATTCTTCGAATTGTGCCCAGATTATTCGACTATAAATTATGACTAACTATGAAATATCTATTCTATCGATTATATGCAAACTTAGGCTCAATTAGAACTTTCTTAGTTTCTTCCTTGTAACAGGTTGATGACACATCTATTTATACCTTAGCTTCAATAGACAATTTTAGATAActaaataaactttatataaacTTCCAACATTcacaattattcttttatcattCTAAAAAGTCACCATTTGGAAAACTTACGAGGACAATTtagaaattacaaattacatatGACTGTATcaagatattttaattagattgaCATGTCTCTAACAATATCTTTACTTAGGCCttgacaacaaaaacaagttgtATTATGATAAAAGGATAAGAACATATGAGAGCGAAAGATGagcttaaaagttaaaaatacaaCATGGTAGAGACTAGGAAAAGccttccaaattaaatttggcACACCTCCTGACCCACCCTATgtactttttctaaaatataattatggCTGATAAATGATTTTATCGCTAAGTCGAGTGAAGTATTCTATCCTACAAAATTTAATCTAGTTTTTCAATATCATAAGTTCAAAATGTCATCCCATGTAATATGTTAAATTAAGGAGACGAACATGtacaataatttcttttgggTTAAAGGACAAGTTCATTACCATATAATTACATTCCTTTCATTGTATGTTACATTTAGTCTCCTGGTCAATATTTGTTTAACATGGCGTCAACAAAACtgagttttaagaaaaatgtacgAAGAACTCTctcttgttttttcaaatttcaaagaatatCAATCTAAGAGAAACAATCACGaaggaaaatatataaagaaaaggtaaGTCTTCTACTGAGATAGATGATTGGTGAAAGACAAGATTAtggtctttttcttcttttccaattctCAAAGAGTAACAAATGTAAGAGAAACAAtcacaaaaaagtaaaagtaaaaagaaaaaacaggaAAATCAGAAAGATTAATTACTTTAGTGGAACATGCTTCTAGGAGTTTGGATGTTCAttagttcaatttttctatattttttccaGGATTAATTTGGATGATTAGCATAGAAACTCTCAATCACAACCATATCACCTGACCCTAAAGTTTGGGTTCAAGATCTCTCatctatttgttttaataCTGTATCTATGTATATATTCACTTACgtgtaaaaaaaatctaatatttgCAATACATGACAAtgaaataagataaaaatagaaaataatttaaagacaTTATATTGTTACTAAAATCTAGGAAatgaataatagaaaataaaaacaaacgtgaaaattacaaagaaaaatcttCCTATTAAACGAGACAGTAAAAACATCATAATTTATCTATATCATGAATTCATATTTTCATCCCATACTAGATATGTtaaattaagggaaaaaacaGATACAAATTAttcaagttatatatatatattttttttgttaaattacaGGTTTAATCCagtaggtttttttttttttttttttttaattgcatccaaaattgaagtttcaaatttctttcaaataagtgtattttcaaattgtaGTGTTGAATAagtcttaattaattataagattGATTAATTAGGAGGTcttctaaactttcaaattctGCCAAATAGAACCACGACAACCTattcaacaatttttaatttaattcataaaccCTTTTTAGAAAACATTAATCCACAACActattagatacaaaattagaaatttagagaTGTATTACCTACaaagtttaatttcatatatagtAAGTTTGGCAATTTTAAGAAATGTTGAATGAGAGACTTCAAAAATGTTTGAActtgaaattctttttaaacaaaggtatatcaaattaaaagttgaacaaccttaataaattttttatgatttatatagacatttttctttttattactgtttctttttctctgtGTTTGCTATATCatgtatcaatttttttcgTAGAGAAAcggtaaaaaaaagtaacaaatttaataaaatatttataacataccaaaattttaagattttcaaattttagtacaatttatttttgttatttcgaAAGATGTGCCTCCAAATTTGTACCTTGTTTTTGTAACAAAGtgaaaattaagatataaaaagaaaagtgtatTTTACCCAAAAATTTTGTATAGAAATTTGTGTGGCAAATTCTCCTAGTTCACGTGCGTAGCACATGCGGCTCAATCGGTCAACCCACGGTTCCAATTACTGAACCTCGACGTTCGTTTTGTGTGCGGATTTGAGCTTTCATTCCCCCATCGAAGAACCTTCAGTTTCCGAGATCTCGCTATCCCCATTTTCTTGCTGTTATCAGCCGCTTTCAGAAACTGGGTTTTTTCGTTTCCATCAAATCCAGAATCCCTTTAAACCATTTTCCCTTCTGATTCTCATTCTGATTCCCACAAGAATTTGCCTTCAGAATCAATGGGTTCCGATCCCTCTCTTTTGCCTGTGATCGGCCCTGATGGACTTGCCAGGGAAGCTCCTGTCATTGCTTACACTGAGaaggtattgaattttaattttgggctctaacattttttctaatctacttctttcttcttcttttcaattttacttacTTGTAATCCAACTGTGTTACAGATAATCGAAGAAGGGAGTCTTCAATTGAGAAAGTACGAATTTTATCTTTACCTTTTCAGATCTAATTTCAGACGCATTTTACGCCTTGCTTTCTTACGTgtttcttttgctttcaatttgattatcACTTGTTTTTCTATCTTACTGTTGAAGGAAATTGAATTCTGGGACGTTACCCTCGTGTACATTCTTTAGATGTTAACGGATATTGGTATAGGAactgtttatttataatacaaATTGCTCTAGTATTCAATTAATGGTACCAGAGGAAATCCTGATGGAACCATCCCGGCTTAGTTAAGTTTACTTTTTCCTTGAAGTACAAGTTTGAGCCTTCAATTTATGGAGAGGAACCCCGCCTATCTTCTGAGCTAATAGGATCAGTCtttatctttgaaaatgaTACCACATTAGAATCGACATTTGGACCTGTTGTGTTAATTACTCCAAGCATGAAATTAGTGAAATGAAGTTGATTATCCTTCATCaaggttttttattttccctttttaccTATTTCCTTAAACTTGAAATGTTCTTCATGGCCTGGCTTGTTATTTTGTCTAGATgtattgatgaaaatttatctaaaattcGGGATGTTGAACGGGAATTGGCAAATCTTACAATGGAGATGAAACTCACATCTGGGCCTAAAAAAGCAGGTTGAGCTCACTCTcagttgttttattttgattagtGATTTTCTTGAAATAGTTGACTCACCACCAACTGTGGTTGCATATCTCTAGCTCTTGAACTTTTGcggaagaaaatagaaatgtcAACTGAGAGAGTACGTGCAGCTAAGTTGAAGGAAGAACAAGCAAAGAAGGTTTGCCCCTTGTTAAATCTTTTTATTGTATAACTTTGACTTGAAGCTTGCTGTTTGGCATGTCACTTTGTGCCTGCTCCACAAGTTGCACAGTTCTTTGTGATGTTTTGAACCTAGAATTTAGAGGAAGACAAAATATGAAGAATCTATTCAACAGATTTGTTCTGGTCTTGCCAAACCATTCTCCCCTATTTTTGGCCATGTCTATGCATTTTCTCATTTAGATGTTTGAAGAAGATGCTGATAGCAttgttccaaaaaaaaaaaagaaaaagaaaattgatagaTAAGTTCTGTGAGCGTATAATCTCATGGTTGccatttccttcttcttcttactgCATTTCACTCAAGCTATTACATCCTTTCTCTGGGATGTTCACAAAATGGAAGGGTTGTAAACCAATTGCTTCTAAATTTATTGCATGTGTTCAACATTGTACATTCATTTGGGCTTGCATCTTAAGATTGTTAACTGCTATTCCAGGAATcttatattatgtttttccTTCAGGTTTGGGAAGCAGCATCAAAGGTAGTGCAAGAAGAGGAAGCAGCTAAGCAAAAATTGTGTGAAGACTTGAATCATCTGGTACATATCTCAGCATTGCTTTTGCTTGTGCCAAACTTATACAATTGCTTGATAACATCATTGTTCCTTCTCCAAAGGTTCAAGAAAGCAGTAACTTCCAGTTGACAAGACTTGAAGAACTAAAAAGGCGCATGGAAGCGTTGAATTCAAGTCGAGTATCAACCTCTGTTTCTCATGTAAGTCTTGCATTACATTGCATATGATGTCTCTAATTCAAATCACAACTATAGTGGCTTCTGCTGGTTAGCCATTAACTTAGCCCAATTGAAATACGATGTAATATGTATGCCTTTTGGGTTGCACAGGATGTCATGACAATGGGAGGTGCTCAGAATAGCAGAGTGTCAGATTCTTCTGGAGTTGCTACAACAACAGAAACTGGTGCaaaaccaaatgaaaatgtcCCCAATCAAACAACCAGTGATGCAGCTCCAGTGATAAATGGGCAAAATCAAAAGCCCCCTTCTGAGAcagaaggaagaggaaaaaagaaaaatcagttTCATGGAAGAGGGAAGGGAATTGGAGCAGTGCCTAAAGGAAGAAGCTCTGCAGACTCTGGCTGGACTGGGTCTGGATTTGATGTGGATGGTAGAGCATGAGCTTAAGCACTACAAAAATCAAGATCCAAATTgtcaatatcaatataaaaaatggttcttttatttgaaaaaaaaatagtactAAGTGTTATTTTTTCTCCATGTTCACTTTCAGGCCTCAGATGATGGAGTTGtgagaatatatatttgactggAATAGAAACTATAGATTTAGCCCCGAGTTCTTTGGTATTTCCATTTGGCTCGACTTGCTTTAAAAATTTCTGTGTTGTCACTAACTGCTCTGTTAAGTCGATTCGTTTATTGATGGTGAGTTGTGAAGAGTTGTCTACCATAATTGCtctcttttattctttcactGAAACAAATGGGCTGAACTAAATCAGAAGTTTATGTTTAATAGCTACTTTGGAACTTGAAAAGTGGTTGGTAACTTTCTAAAACTAGTATTCAATTTTGGGTTGGACAATTCAAATGTTTGTACTCTTTGAAGATAGATATGTTTTGACcatgaaataaataatctaCCGAAAGTTTGGTGTGAtaagatttcaatttttttagtttgtgtCTACAAAAGGGATATATATatgacattttataaaattttagagatatcAAACATAAACGTGAACTTTGAAAGACTGTGAgcttaacaaaaagaaaaaagtgatgaGATGGCCAGAAATACTCTGATAAAACAACTAATTCGGTTTCCTTCATCGCACAAGTACTTCAGAcatccattttcttcttaaacaTTCTAGTATGATTGCCTTTTCGTATGCTTCATAAAAGCATAGATTCAGGTACTCTGAATAGTAAGCGGGACAGAGAGTTACACGGGCAAGgacaacataaaatatatttgtgcaACCTTCAATTGAATCCCCAAGTTTGATGGTCAATGTGACCCTTGGGACAATGTCGATGGAAATATTTTCTACGTTTACAGGaatgttgaaaatttagaaaatattcaCTTTATTGTCAGTATTTTCAGTCTCTCTTACTACAAATGATGtactttttacattttcctAAGGGTTCTTATTGTTTATGAAACTGCTGAGAATATTTGAGCTTCAACATTGTTGTTGAAAGGAACAAGAAACGGATGTGATGACTAAGCCACTTAAGTTGGAAGACTTATTCCAATGAGAAGCAAGCTGATTTTTTGGGATGATTTGAATCGAAGGGTGGGATTATTGGATATGTTTGAATAAATGAATGCTGAATTGTTAGTTTGTGAATAACTCTTCAAGTTTGTTTCCTTATTTCTAGTTAGATAGTTGCTGGAAATCAACAAACATACTTGGTTGATCAATTTTAAGTAGTTGTGTCAACAAAATTACTCACCAGCTTTGAAATTCCATTTTGTGAAATAAAACGTAGtcgtttattattattcattataaaaaaaaaatctaattttacctaatattttgatgtgaattaattaaaatgattcaaaaatacattttcaaaactgT of the Cucumis sativus cultivar 9930 chromosome 3, Cucumber_9930_V3, whole genome shotgun sequence genome contains:
- the LOC101210795 gene encoding uncharacterized protein LOC101210795; translated protein: MGSDPSLLPVIGPDGLAREAPVIAYTEKIIEEGSLQLRKCIDENLSKIRDVERELANLTMEMKLTSGPKKAALELLRKKIEMSTERVRAAKLKEEQAKKVWEAASKVVQEEEAAKQKLCEDLNHLVQESSNFQLTRLEELKRRMEALNSSRVSTSVSHDVMTMGGAQNSRVSDSSGVATTTETGAKPNENVPNQTTSDAAPVINGQNQKPPSETEGRGKKKNQFHGRGKGIGAVPKGRSSADSGWTGSGFDVDGRA